A region from the Sander vitreus isolate 19-12246 chromosome 1, sanVit1, whole genome shotgun sequence genome encodes:
- the znf319a gene encoding uncharacterized protein znf319a produces MRSGRMTEAWQQQQQHAVAPPSVVHTLPQGTDNPLGCTVYGVVLQPDTSLQVAQHGQQHSVQAQQPSLQVGGERGHKCGACGHDISHLANPHEHQCMVNQDRSFQCTQCMKIFSQATDLLEHQCVQVEQKPFVCGVCKMGFSLLTSLAQHHNSHGNGNNPMKCSICEKTYRPGSGNVTPTSSAANPQQPSTGETSSGGAAISASSPPAFEASAPDRPYKCSVCHKSFRHLSELTRHERVHTGEKPYKCDTCDKSFSQSSHLAHHQRTHSSERPYKCAVCEKSFKHRSHLVRHMYAHSGEHLFKCNLCEMHFKESSELLHHQCQPEGERPFRCGSCGKSFKRPSDLRQHERTHSEERPFQCEECQMSFKQQYALVRHRRTHKNPADRPFKCNLCDKGFLQPSHLLYHQQVHGMESLFKCASCQKSFSQSGELLRHKCGGEVEKPYKCDVCGKGYKKNSTLQRHQNSHCTEKPLKCSLCDKRFVSSSEFVQHRCDPTREKPLKCPDCEKRFRYSSELQRHRRVHTGEKPFKCASCDKSFKQREHLAKHQSVHSRETQFKCVWCGERFVDLTALQEHTVQHTAEGESFPEAQCIP; encoded by the coding sequence ATGCGAAGTGGAAGAATGACGGAGgcgtggcagcagcagcagcaacatgcAGTGGCTCCACCCTCTGTTGTACACACGCTCCCCCAGGGAACTGACAACCCTCTGGGCTGCACTGTGTATGGAGTTGTATTGCAGCCAGATACTTCCCTGCAGGTGGCCCAGCATGGCCAGCAGCACTCTGTTCAAGCTCAGCAGCCCTCTTTACAGGTAGGGGGCGAGAGAGGGCACAAGTGTGGAGCCTGTGGCCATGACATATCTCACCTGGCCAACCCTCATGAGCACCAGTGCATGGTGAACCAAGACAGATCCTTCCAGTGTACCCAGTGTATGAAGATATTCAGCCAGGCGACGGACCTGCTGGAACATCAGTGTGTGCAGGTGGAGCAGAagccgtttgtttgtggtgtgtgtaAGATGGGCTTCTCTCTGCTCACCTCTTTGGCCCAGCATCACAACTCGCATGGCAATGGAAACAACCCAATGAAGTGCTCCATCTGTGAGAAAACATACCGGCCGGGTTCTGGAAACGTCACCCCAACCTCGTCAGCTGCCAACCCCCAGCAGCCCTCCACTGGTGAGACGTCCAGTGGCGGTGCAGCGATCAGTGCCTCGTCTCCTCCTGCGTTTGAGGCCTCTGCACCAGACCGGCCATATAAGTGCTCCGTGTGCCATAAGTCCTTCCGGCATTTGTCAGAGCTGACCCGTCACGAGAGAGTACACACCGGTGAAAAGCCCTACAAATGTGACACTTGTGATAAAAGCTTCAGCCAGTCTTCACATCTGGCGCACCACCAGCGTACACACAGCTCCGAGCGACCGTATAAATGTGCCGTGTGCGAGAAGAGCTTTAAGCACCGCTCTCACCTTGTGCGGCACATGTACGCTCACTCCGGCGAGCACCTTTTCAAGTGCAATTTATGTGAGATGCACTTCAAGGAGTCGTCTGAGCTCCTGCACCACCAGTGCCAGCCGGAAGGGGAGAGACCTTTCCGCTGCGGTTCTTGTGGAAAGAGCTTCAAACGCCCATCTGACCTGCGGCAGCATGAACGCACTCACTCAGAGGAGCGACCTTTCCAGTGCGAGGAGTGCCAGATGAGCTTCAAACAGCAGTACGCTCTCGTACGCCACCGTCGCACCCACAAAAATCCAGCCGATCGCCCTTTCAAGTGTAACCTCTGTGATAAGGGGTTCCTTCAGCCATCCCACCTGCTGTACCACCAGCAGGTTCATGGTATGGAGAGTCTGTTTAAGTGCGCATCCTGCCAGAAGTctttcagccaatcaggagAACTGCTGAGGCACAAATGTGGTGGCGAGGTGGAGAAGCCCTACAAGTGCGACGTGTGCGGCAAAGGTTACAAAAAGAATTCGACGCTGCAGCGCCACCAAAACTCTCACTGCACAGAGAAGCCGCTGAAATGCTCCCTGTGCGACAAGCGCTTTGTGTCGTCCTCCGAGTTCGTGCAGCACCGCTGCGACCCAACCCGCGAGAAGCCGCTGAAATGTCCCGACTGTGAAAAACGATTCAGGTACTCGTCCGAGCTGCAGCGCCATCGCCGAGTTCACACCGGGGAGAAGCCTTTCAAGTGCGCCAGCTGCGACAAGAGCTTCAAGCAACGCGAGCACCTGGCCAAGCACCAGAGTGTGCACTCGCGGGAGACGcagtttaagtgtgtgtggtgCGGCGAGCGTTTTGTTGACCTCACAGCTCTGCAGGAGCACACAGTCCAGCACACTGCCGAGGGGGAGAGTTTCCCTGAAGCTCAATGCATCCCATGA